In Nitrosarchaeum koreense MY1, one genomic interval encodes:
- a CDS encoding adenylate/guanylate cyclase domain-containing protein: MVTKKTENKGIENLLSPKTPSIVDMLLGRGTEKVVDSETLITEVHDRVLKSLNHEFLYSTVTEESEIFLREKVLKSMNMAVLFVDLVGSTDMILNLPKEKLAIVFTTFAQEMAYVIKRHEGFVLKFVGDAVIGYFVAEDLSASVANRAVTCAESMLKILKLGINPILKSNNLPELKIKIGIDHGENTIVRYGDDLQESHVDILGPSVSMAAKIQNLAQPDQIVVGDDIYTKLHKSIQEYFARLKLDKSEWNYKSSKTKKIYPVHTYIGK, from the coding sequence ATGGTAACTAAAAAAACTGAGAATAAAGGTATTGAAAATTTGCTATCACCGAAAACTCCAAGCATAGTAGACATGCTACTTGGGAGAGGTACAGAAAAAGTAGTAGATTCTGAAACGCTAATTACAGAAGTACATGATAGAGTACTAAAATCATTGAATCATGAATTTTTGTATTCTACCGTAACTGAAGAATCAGAAATATTTCTTAGGGAAAAGGTATTGAAGAGCATGAATATGGCAGTGTTATTTGTAGATCTTGTTGGGTCTACAGATATGATCCTAAATTTGCCCAAAGAAAAACTTGCTATTGTTTTTACTACATTTGCTCAAGAGATGGCTTATGTGATTAAACGTCATGAAGGATTTGTGTTAAAGTTTGTAGGAGATGCAGTTATTGGATATTTTGTTGCAGAAGATCTATCGGCATCAGTTGCAAACAGAGCAGTCACATGTGCAGAATCAATGCTTAAAATTCTTAAACTTGGAATAAATCCTATTTTGAAAAGTAATAATTTACCAGAATTAAAGATAAAAATTGGCATCGATCATGGTGAAAATACAATTGTACGATATGGCGATGATCTACAAGAATCCCATGTAGATATTTTAGGACCTTCAGTAAGCATGGCAGCTAAAATTCAAAATCTAGCTCAGCCTGATCAGATAGTAGTTGGAGATGACATCTATACTAAACTACACAAGTCAATTCAAGAATATTTTGCACGCTTGAAATTAGATAAATCAGAATGGAACTACAAATCTTCAAAAACAAAAAAAATCTATCCAGTGCATACGTATATTGGAAAATAA
- a CDS encoding DUF1059 domain-containing protein: MLKFKCSSVGFDCNFVAKGKSEEEILTQCAAHATKDHNMKPEEITPELQDKIKKNIHKSLF; the protein is encoded by the coding sequence ATGTTAAAATTCAAATGCAGCTCGGTTGGATTTGATTGTAATTTTGTTGCCAAGGGTAAATCTGAGGAAGAAATCTTAACACAGTGTGCAGCACATGCCACAAAAGATCATAACATGAAACCAGAAGAAATTACTCCAGAATTACAAGATAAAATCAAAAAAAATATCCATAAATCCTTATTTTAA